CGTGGCGAGTTGTTCCTGTGACCAGCCCTTCTCGAGGCGCAGCGATTTCAGTCCCATCAGGTAGCTCTCTTGTCTCGGCCAAGCCCGTGAAGGCCTGATTGCAGGGCGGTTTCTAGCCGCCGGACGCCCTGTCGCCCACGACACGCAGGCGACAGGAAGGTGACAAGTGCAGCCGGTTTGCGCAATGCCACTGTCATGACCCCATCGCCGGACCCGGTCGCCGGACCCGGCCATCCGGACTCGGCCATCCGGACTTGGCTGGACAGCGGTTCGGCAGAGCCGCACAGTCGGCCCGGCACAACCGAGGACAGCCCCATGACCAACGAGACGGGCCACACTGGCTCCTGCTTTTGCGGCGCGGTTCAGTATCGCCTGCGGCGGGATCCGATGTTCGTGCATGCCTGCCATTGCCGCGATTGTCGCAAGCAGACCGGCGGTCCCTATGCCATCAACGCGCTGATCGAACGGTCCGAGGTCGAGCTGGTTGCCGGTGAACCGGTGCGGCATACGCAGCAGACCGGCAGCGGCAAGCCGCATGATATCTGGCGCTGCGGCTCATGCGGAAATGCCGTGTGGAGCGATTATGGACGCCGCGAGGTGATGGTCTTCATCCGCGTTGCCACGTTGGACGAGCCGGAGCGCTGCCCGCCGGACATGCACATCTTCACGCGTTCGGCCCTGCCATTTACGCCCATCCCCGACGAGGCGGGGCAATGCCGGGTCTTTTACGACATGACGGACGAATGGCCGGATGCAGCGCTGGCACGATTTGACCGGCTGGGCACGAGGCGGCTGGGCGCCTAGTGCCAGGGAAGGCGGCGCCGTGCCGCTGCGCAACCGGCTTTCCGCCTCCCGGACCAGCTCGCTAGTGTGCTGTCGAAACCGGACGGGGAGAACGGTCCATGATCATCCAGGCGACATCGGGTCAGGCGGAGTTTCCGCGCCTTGGCGAGCGGGCCCTGTGGCTGGCTGGCCTGGCGCTCTATATCGTCGGCCAGGTCCTGCTGCGGCAGGGCCAGGACTTTGTCGAGGCACAGCGTCCGATCGACTTTGCCCACTGGTCGCTGCTGGTCGGCGGGGTGATGATGCTGCCGCTGGCCGGGCGTCTGCCCTGGCGCAATATCCACTGGCTGACCATTCCGCTCCTCTATGCCGGCATCACCGCGCTGATCGGCATGTGCGTGCTCGATTTCGTGTTCTGGGCCCTACCCAATGGCGAGATGGAGAATACCGTCGCCCGCCAGCTGATCGGCACGCCGGCGGTGTGGTCGCCCTTCATCACTTTCGGGCCCAACTACATCTTCGTCACCGCCGTGGTGCTGCCCTGCCTGTCCTACCTGTCGGTGTCCCGCATCGGCGCGTTGCTGGTGGTGATCGGCTCGATGGTCATGCTGTTCGGCACGCAATGGTACAATGTGGCCGGCTGGGTCTTGATCCTGATCGGCTATGCCATGTGTTTCGACTGGTTGCGGCGTGGTCGCCTGACGGACTGAGCCGGATTGGCTTGACCGGTCGCGATTGATCGAATTTTACCGACCTTCGCACCGGTATCTTAAAACCTGCCGCTTATTCAGGCCCTTGAAAGAGCGCTCCCGACGGGGCGCCTGGAAAATCGGGGACTGATCACATGATGCGCACCGGATTGATGACGGCAATGACACTCGCCCTGGGCCTGACGGGCGGCGCGGCGGCGGCCATGGAAAGCGACGGGCCGGGCGGCCAGGTGTTCGAAGCCACCGGCACGGAGTCCAACCGTGATTTTTCCGGACAGACCGCAACCATCCGCTTTGGCCAGGGCGACGGCGAGGGTATCGACATCACGGTCACCGGCCTGGTCTATCCGACCGGCGCTGAAGCGCCGTCGGATGGCTGGTACAACGCCAACTCCAACGGGTCCTATTCGGTCTTTGTCGACCGGTTCAACGAGGACCCGGACGAAATGTCGGGCGAGGATGCCGCCTATTGCCATGAATGGCCCGACTACCCGATTGGCGAGAATATCGAGAACGGAAGCTCCGAGTATGACCGCTGGGATTGCTGGCTTGGCGACTCGGGGCAGCTGGAAGACTGGGACATTGTCCGCGTCGAATAGCGCTTGGCTGGCCGACGTCCGGGCGGCCGCAGGAAACACGACAGGAGAGCCCACAGGCCGGCACGGCCGGGGCTTGTGGCAACGGGGATGGTTGAGATGAAACATTCAGGAATGGTCCTGGTGGCGACGGCAGCGCTTGTGCTGTCGCAGGGCGTGGCAGTCGCGCAGTCGCATGATGGTGGCAGTCATTACCTGCCGGACTTGCCCGACCTGTCGGACCTGCGCTCGGACTCGCGGCGGTCCGTATCTTCGGTCAATCAGCCTGGCAACAAGGACGAGGCCGCGCTGGCTGGCGGTCCGGATGTAAGCGCTGCCGGAAACCGCCAGTCGGAAACCGGGTCTGCCGAAACCGCTGCGGACCGCAAATCCGGCGCCCAGCCTGACCTCGTGATGACCGGTGGCGGGAAGGGTTCGGGGAGTGTCCCCTACCATTTCCATAGCGGCGGGTCCGGATATCGCTAGCTGGCTGGCGACGGACGGATGACGCCCCAACCCACGAATTGTTAAGACCGATTGCCTAGGCCGGTGATTGAACTTGAGCGGTCACCGGGCCGCGGCTGATCGGGATTGATATGATGGGATTTCGCGCACGGGCCATCCTGGCCGCTTCGTTCGTGGCGCTGGTTGCTTTTCCGGCCACTGCGAAGGCTGACCTGCCGCAAGCCTATACCGCCTTGCTGGCCGAAGCGGCGGATCGCCAGAGTGATGATGCCCGCTTTCTCGAGACGGCCGACATGGTCTCCGTCCTTGTCGAGGGCGGTCGGGCGGCGGTTCACGCCTATATCCGTGCCGAACTCCCAAGCCGTGAAGGGGCGGTCGCGGACTGGCCATTGCCGGACCCGGCTCCGGCTGCAGCCTCTGACGCCGCAGAGCTCGCCGACCATCCAGCAGCTCCGGCCGCGGAACACCGCGATCTGGGCGGTGCGCCGGTCGTGCTCGGCGAAGCGCCGGATGGATCGGGAAGCTGGCTCGCCGGCTCGATCCGTCAACTCGCTGACGACAGCTGGGCCGGCCATGTCCGTGCCGGCATCCAGCTCGAGCGGGGCAATTCCGAGCTGACCGATTTCTCCTTTGCCATCGAGCTTGATCGCGAGCTGGAAGACGGCTGGCGGATCGACAGCCAGTTCGAATACTTCCTGTCGGAAAGCGCGACCCACACTACCCGGGACAACTGGCTGGTCGAGTTGCGGACAACACGCGAGCTCGACAGCGGGATCGGTTATTATGCCGGCGGGTCCTATGAGCGTGACCTGATCGGGATCTATGCCCAATCGGCCTTTCTTACCGGCGGCGGAATCTGGCACGCGGTCGAGACGCCGAAAGCGAACTGGGTGCTGCGTGCCGGTGTGGGTCAGCGCTACCGTGAAGCCGGGCTCACTGGCGAGACCCTTACCGACTGGGTCGGCGAGGCCGGGTCGAGCTTCCACTACACGATTTCGGACACCGCCAATTTCGGCTCGGAGACCACGGCATTCGTGGGCGGCGGGTCGCGGGTCGACCAACGGTTCACCCTGACCAATCGCCTGTTCGGCGACTGGGCAGTCCAGACCGGCCTGCGCATCGAGCACGAGTTTGAAGACCGGGCCGGCTTTGACCCGACCGATGTCCGCCTCGACGTGTCGCTCCTCTATTCCTTCGACTGATCGCCGACACCCGCCTGCCTGGCAGGCCCGCACCCAGCCCGGTTGCACCGCCCGGGGGTGAAACCGCCCGTTAAGGCCTGATCGGCGATAATTGGCCCTTGATACCCATTGAGGAGGTGTCGCCATGGGCAAGATCGTGACTTCCAGCTATCGCCGCGTATCCGATCATTTCGAGCCTGACCTGGTCGAGGACCCCGCCGAACAGAAAAAACGGCGCGGCCATCTCGAACAGATCGACTACACGGTTTTTGCTGCCAATCAGGCGGTGATCGCCAAAACCATCCATCATGTCGGTATCGAGGACTTCCAGAACCTCGCCCTGTCATCCTCCAAGGCGCGCTCTGCCTGGGTGGATGCCGCCATGTCGGCGGCGCGTTCGCGCTCGCCCATGTCGGCCGAGGAGGTCGCCCGCCTGCAATTGCTGCGGTCGGCCTATGAAGAATTGTCGGAAGCCTATGAAGCCATGCGGCGCATGGTCGAGCGTGGCTATCTGCAATTCCACAAGAGCCTGCCGAACAAGGGCTGAGTTCGGATCCCGACGGATTGAACCCTTTTGTCCTGACGTCACACCTCTATCCTGAAAGCGGGTTCTTCGGCCTGCTACCGGAAAGGTGATCATGGCCTCGCGTGACAAGAAACGCGTCCTGTCCGAATACCTGATCGTTTCGGCCCATGCCGGCGACCGGGTGGCGCTGGACCGTCTGTGCCGCCTCTGGCACGCGGACCTGTCGCGCCATGCCGGCCGGCTGATCGGAGAGGCCGACACGGCACGCGACATCATGCAGGAGGCCTGGTGCGACATCCTGCGCGGCCTCGGTTCGCTGCGCGAGCCGGCCGCCTTTCCCGCCTGGGCCTATCGCATCGTTGCCCGCAAATGCGCCGCCGAAATCCGGGGCCGGCAGTCCACACGCCGGACCGCCGATGCCTTTGGTGCGGAAATGAGCGGCGCCTCCGTCGACGGTCTTCAGGCCGCCGAGACGGCAGCCGATGCGGGCGCCATCCGCCTGGCCATGGCCGGCCTGCCGGCTGATCAGCGACTGGCGCTGGCCCTCTATCACCAGGACGGGCTCTCGGTCGCCGAGATCGCCGTCATCACCGAAACACCGGCGGGCACCGTCAAGACCCGCCTCATGCACGCCCGGCGCAAGCTCGCTGCCGTGCTCAACCCGACCCAAGACTGACCCTGATCTTGAAAAGGAGATCGTTATGACCACCAAGACCGAAGACCTCGACCGGCTCATCCTGGAAGCCCTCGACGCGGATGATCGCGCTGTTCTTGGCGACCTCGCCGAGGAACCCGGCTATTTCGCCCAGGCCTTCGGCCTGTTCCGCGGCAAGCTGGCCTGGGTGATGTGGATTGCCTATGTCGTCAATATCATCGGCGCCGGCCTGGCCATCTGGGCGGCCTGGAAAATGTTCCAGACCACAGATCCCGTCATGACCATCCGCTGGGGCGTCGGTGTTGTCGTGGCCGTCAATGTCGGCCTCTTCATGAAGGGCGGGCTGGGCCTGCAAATGCAGAACAACCGCATCCTGCGCGAACTTAAGCGCGTCGAACTCCAGCTGGCCCGTGGCCAGGCGCGGGAGAGCGTGTAGTCTTTCAACCTGATTTGCAAAGGTTGTGAGGATGGCATGTCGATAAGGTTGATGACAGCGGGGCTGGCCGCGGCGGTGTTGCTTTCCGGGAGTGCCCTGGCGCAATCCGCCGGGGAGGCTGCGAACGCGCTGCGTGAGCGCCTCCTGCCGGTCGAGCCCTCGGTGGATGGCGAGCCGCTCGACGCGGTGCTCGAGCGAGTTTTGACCGACCTCGCCACACTTCCCGACCCGCCCGACCGCCGGCCCCTGATTGAAAGCCTCGACACTGAGCTCCGCGACGCGGTCGATGCGGCCCTGGCCGAGGGGCGGAGCGAAGACGCGCTGTTCGGGATGGAGAGTTATCTGCCGCACTTGCTGCCGTTGATCGATGCAGCCGCGCAGCAGAGCTGGATCGACCGCTATATCGCCACATCTGGCGCGGCCTTTGAAGCCCACCCCGATTGGCTGGGTGAGAGCGGGGCAGCGCGTTTCCATCGCGAGCTCGTTGCTGCCGACCAGCATGACGCCGCCGAACGTGTGGCGGACGCCCATATCGCCCAGCTCGATGCGGCCCTGATCCGGTTGGAGGACGTCGAGCTGCCATGGGCGCTGGCAGAGGCACGCCTTCAGGCGCGGGATATGGGCCGCCTCGATGCCGAACGCGGCTATCGCGATCAGGCCGCGGCGTGGTTGCTCGATCATCCGAATTCACGGCCTGGAGATACCCTGCTGGACTGGTCCGTCGCCTGGGGGCCGGAAGAGCGTGCCCTGGCTCACCGCTTCATGGAGATCTTGCCGGAGGATCGTCTGAACGACGCGATCTTTCTGCCCTTTCGCGATGAGCGCCGCATCCTGTCGCTTCGTCTCGATATCGCTGAAGGGCGTGCAACACCTGGCGAGGCCATCGAGGCGGTCTGGCAGCGGCCCTGGTCCGAGCGGCGGCGCGGCATCGACGATGCGGCTGATCTGCTCGACGCCGTCATTCGCGATCTGGATGGTGCCGGGGAGCGCGACGCCGCGATATCCCTGCTGAACACTTATCAGACGATGATGCTGGACAGTTTCGGCGTTCGTCTCGCGGTGTTGTGGAGCGAGTTGGGGGACTGCACCCGCACGCGCGCTGCCGTGCAGCTGACCGTCCATGCCGATGCACCGCCGCGAGGGGCCGCGCTGCGTCTCGATCGCGGTGACGACCGGGCGGAAAGGGATCAATGGGACAATGTCATTGGCCACGGCTTGGCGGACACGCAGATTGCGCGTCATCAGGAGGGCGGCTGGCGACCCCGCATGGGGGCAGCGCTGCTTGCCTGCGAGGGCACGGGCTATGCCAATCTCGCTGTCGAAATCCAGACGCGCGACGACGAAATCGACGGATTTGATCGCTGGGAAAACGCGGACCATTGGCTTGCGCTGTGGGCGACCCTTCGCGACGCCGATGATCGGCGGGCGCTGGAAGCGGCCTTGTGGCGTCGGCTCACCCGATCGGAGAATGAGTGGGAAGAGGGCATCGTGCCGGCTTTGCTGGTGATGGATACCGGGCGCCGGCACGAGATGCGGGACCGGCTGCAGCTGATGGCCTTGATGGTCCGGGGAATGCCGGAGGCAGACCAGGCCAACTGGGCGCCGATCTACCGGGCGCTGGTCTGGAATCAGGCCGTCGAACTGGGCGCAGATGACCGCTTTGCCACCCTGTTGGTGCTCGCCGCCACAATGCCCGACTAACCCACTCCCCCATTCACGAATGACAGCCATTCGCATCACAGCGGCGTGAAGGGGTTACAATCGGCGGATCGGCTCCCCAAATAGGTCTCGGACGAGGCGCTGGGGACGTGCAAATGCCGCATGTCGGTTGGCGCCTCGATGGGATAGGATACGTGTCATGGCCAATGCAGTTTCAATGACGCTCTCACCCGAACAGGGGTTGTCGAGCTATCTGTCGGAAATCCGTCGTTTTCCAATGCTGGAAAAGGACGAGGAATTCATGCTGGGCAAGCGCTGGCGTGAGCACGAGGATGGCGGCGCCGCGGAAAAGCTTGTCACTTCCCATCTTCGCCTCGTGGCCAAGATCGCCATGGGCTATCGCGGCTATGGCCTGCCGATCGCCGAAGTGATCTCCGAAGGCAATGTCGGCCTGATGCAGGCGGTCAAGAAATTCGATCCCGACAAGGGCTTCCGCCTGGCGACCTACGCCATGTGGTGGATCCGCGCCTCGATCCAGGAATACATCCTGCGTTCGTGGTCGCTGGTGAAAATGGGCACGACGGCGGCCCAGAAGAAGCTGTTCTTCAACCTGCGCCGGATGAAAAGCCAGATGCAGGCCCTTGATGAGGGTGATCTCAAGCCGGACCAGGTCGAGGCCATCGCCACCAAGCTGGGCGTCACCAATGACGAGGTGATGTCGATGAATGGTCGCCTGTCCGGTCCCGACGCCTCACTCAACGCGCCGCTGCGCGGTACCGAGGGCGAAGGTCAGTGGCAGGACTGGCTGTCCGACGACACGGCTGAAAGCCAGGAAGACGAGCTGGCCGAGAGCGACGAGTTCGACACCCGGATGCAATTGCTGCAATCGGCGATGGGCGAGCTCAATGAGCGCGAGCAGCACATCTTGCAGGAGCGCCGGCTGTCGGAAGACCCGAAAACCCTGGAAGAACTGGCCGAGCATTACGGCGTCAGCCGAGAGCGTATCCGCCAGATCGAGGTGCGAGCCTTTGAAAAGCTGCAAAAGGCGATGAAAGCCATGGCCAGCGAACAGGGCCTGATGAACTAGCTGTCAAAGCCGGGCCGGTCGATCCCTGCCGCACTGCCAGAACAAAGGCCTGCCTGTCCGTGACCGGACCGGCAGGCCTTTTTCGTTGCGGACGGTCAGCCTGCCACTACGGCAGCTTCGCCCGCGCCAGACCCAGCGCGATGCCGGCCTGGCCGAGATAATAGGTCACCCAGACAACCGGGCCGGCCCAGTCGAGTTGTCCGGCGAACAGGCGCATGGCCAGGACGCTGTCGGATACCAGGAAAAGAAGCGCGCCGATCAAAGCGAGCGCAGGCGCCCGGCCGAGAATGGCGAGAACCGTCATGACCAGGATGATGCCGTTATAGACCGAGGCGGCGACCCGCAATTCGCCGAAATGCGGTTGCAGCCAGTTCAGCATGGCGAGGCCGAACAGGGCGACCACCAGGGCCGCTATCCGGCTCATCCCGCCGCGGGGACCGGCCTTGAAGCGCCATTGGGCGAACAGCCAGATATAGACCAGATGACCCAGTCCGAAGGCAGCAATGCCCAGTGGCAGCACGCTTTCATCCAACGCCAGAAAGACATCTCCGGTGGCGCCCAGCGCCAGCCCGACAGCCAGAACGAGATGTTTCTGCCGGAGGGCGTAAAGGGCCAGGAGTACGATCCCCGCCGCCTTGATCACCACGTCGAGCGGGAAGGGGGCGGAAAGCCCGAAATCGTCGAACAGGTAGATAGCCGCGAAGATCGCCGAGGCGGCCAGGATGATCCGGTCGGTGCGGTTTTGCGGCAATGTGTTTGCAAGCAGTGTCATCTGGTCTCCCCTCGACAGACCGACCCACGCTAGACTGGCTCGCATGATGGGGCAAAGGGGACAGGGCAGGTGTGTTGCGGCGGCGCTGATGGCGGGGATCGCTGTGATGGCCGCTGCTGCGGCCGGGCAGGCGCAATCGCCTGATCACAGTGACAACAGCGGTGGAGGCGGTGACGGGGCTCTGACGATCCCGGTGGTCGCCGGGCTGGAAGCGATGCTGGCCGAACGCCCCCATGCCCGCGATGAAGCCTGGCGTACCCTGTCACAGCCGCGTCTGCCGCTTCGATCCCTCGACCCCGACAATCCCGGCCACGCCCTCGTGACTTTCGCCTGGCGCGGTGATGCGCAGACGAGGTCAGTGCGACTGGACAGTGTGATCAATGCGCCACGCGCCCGCCAGCCGGTGACCGACTATATCGCCGATTTCACCCTGTCCATGACCCGTCTGGAGGGCGCCGATATCTGGACGCTGACCCTCTCGGTGCCGCGCGATGTCGAGGCGGTCTACTCCTTTCTGGTCGAACGCGAGGGCCGGGTGCAGCGCTGGTCCGACCCGGCCAATCCGGCCCGGATGGGTGGGCAGGACGGCGAGTCGCTACTGCGTCTCGACCGTGCCCCGCGCGCTGATATTCACCGACCGCTAGCCTTTGACGAGACGATCACCGCACAACGCCTGACCGTCGACAGTGCGGCGCTGGGGCGATCGGTGCAGCTGGATTTGTTCCGCCTGCCGGACGCGCCCGACGATGCGCCGGTCCTGATCCTCTATGACGCCTTTTTATGGGGCGAGCGCGCGAGGGCGAGTGACATGCTGGCCCGCCTCGCGACCCGCGGCGATATCCCCCCGACCCATCTGGTCCTGATCGACCAGCTCGACCCCGCCAGCGCCAATCATGCCTATGCCGACCAGGCCGCTTTCATCGCCGATGAATTGCTGCCCGCCCTGCAAGCAGAAGCCGGTCTGGCGCCGCGCCGTGAAACGACGCTGCTGGCCGGGGCCTCGCGTCGCGGCCTGTCGGCCAGCCTCACGGCGTTGGCGAGACCCGACACGATCGGCGGCGTGATCTCCTTGTCAGGCTCTTTCTACTGGGCACCCGACGGCGCTGCGCCGGAATGGGCGCGCCGCCAGTTGGTGCCAGCTCCGGATGAGGCACCGCGTTTTCATCTTGCGGCCGGGCGCCTGGAGACTATCGTGACCTCAACCAATCAGGGCCATGTCATGCTGGAGACCAACCGGGCAATGGCGCAGGCCCTGACCGAACACGGATATCCGGTCGAGCTGGCCGTCTATCCCGGCGGCCATGACATCGCCGGCTGGCGAAGCGCCCTGGCGGACGGGCTGGTGGGGTTGTTGGGGGATAGGTAACGCATGGCCGCGCCCGGCGCGGAGCGGTCCATAGACCACTTGTCAGCCAGCGGGCCGTATCCGTTTCTTCAGGTCAAGGGCGGCCCAGCCGCCGCTCCGCGGGCATGCCCCTTGACCTGAAGAAACGGATACGGCGATCTCTCGGCAAGTGGTTTATGGCGGGGTGTGCGCCGCGGGCGCCGGGTCGTTCACGGCATCCATTTGCCTATTTCGGCGGCTTCACCCCACCGCTGGCCGGGCGCTGTGTGGCGTTTGTCAGGCGACCGGCGGCGAAGTCCTCCAGATAGGGGATCCAGCGCTCCGAGCGGGCGGCGATGTAGATCATCGGGCCGCGCGGGTTGGAGCGGAAATTGCTGTCGGTGGCGACGACGAAATACTCATTGCCCTCACGCACCATGAAGGGCGAACCGCTGTCGCCGCGGGTGGTGTCGCAGTCATGGGCCATGGTGTTGTCATTGGCGATCTCGACCATGTGACAGCCGATATTGCCGGACAGGTGGGCGCCGGTATCCCAGCTATAGCCGCCCTGATAGAGGTCGGCCTGCATGGCGCCGCGACGACCTTCCGTGTCGACCAGTCCGCGTACGCCAACATGACCGAGCGTGTCGCCCAGCCGCTGGTCGATGCGCAGCAGTGCCCAGTCGGTGCCGTCGATCTCGTCACCAGAGGAAAAGCGCTGGTCGTCCCAGTCCGGGTCGATGAAATGGTCGATCACCCGCGCCGAGAGCGGACCGCCCGGGCGGTCGTAGGCGGTCTGGAACACGCCGCGCGAGTCGGTGCGGCCATCGCCATTGATGCAGTGCGAGGCGGTGATCAGTATGTCGGGACCGATCAGGGTCGCCGTGCAGGCGCCGCCACTGTCGAAATCGACCTGTCCGACGACGTTCCAGGGGAAGACCGAGGTGTCGTGGAAGACGCGGTCATCATGGCCGAAATAATGGTCATTGATGGTCAGCGGGCGCTCGCGGCCGATGCAGTCGGCACGGTCCGACCGCTCGGCGCAACGGCCATCGCCGATGCCCGGCTCGCTGCACACACCGTCAAAGGCGGTCTCGCAGCTGTCATTGCGAAAGCGCAGCTCGATGATGGCACCGCAATCAGCCAGGTCCGTGCCCTGGGTACAGGCACCGGTGCCGAAGCCCGGCTCGTCGCACTCGCCATCATTGGCCCAGCGGCAGGTATTGTCCTCGACACCTTCCACGATGCGCCAGCAATCGGAATAGTCCGTGCCGACCTGGCAGGCGCCGGTGCCGATGCCGGGGTCGTCGCACTCGCCATCATTGGCCCACTGGCAGGTGTCATTGCCGGTATAGCGCGTGGACGGCGCGGCGCCGCCGCCGGGCTTGGGAGGCTTGACGTCGACCTGGCGCAGCCAGTTGCCGATCTCGCGGCTGGTCAGGCGTTCGCTTGCGGGCTCGGCTGAAGCTTCGACAGGTGGGGCGCCGGCAAGGACGGGCCCGTCCTGGGCTGCCAGTGGAGCCGACAGGCCCAGACCTGATGCCAAGAGTGCCAGTACGGCGATCCGGATGTGATGGCGCATGATGAGCTCCCGTCCCCTGTATTTTTCCGCTTATCGGTCAGTTTCGCGGCATTTCCAAGCGCTTCCCCCGAAGCACCCCCGCCTGACATCTGACGTTCAGGAGGATGACTGGAAGCTGAACGCGGTCTTCAAGCGCGGCTCAGGCGTGGTGTGGTCTTGTGTGGCCATCAAACACCGGCGCCCCCGGCCGGACCGTTACAGGAGACACGTCATGAAGCCCCTCAAAGCCCGCCTTCCCATAGCCCTGCTGGCCCTGGCCGGCTCTGTCCTCGCGACCGGTGCCGCCAGCGCCGGAACCTGGCATCTCAATGCCGGTGCCTGCCCGGACCTGCGAGAGGGCCGGATCGACTCCCGCTACGATGGCGGCCGGTATGACCGCCGAGAAGACAGGCGCGACCGCAGCGTGATCGATTGCCCGAACTCGGCCTGGTCCTATGAGCCGGATCGCTGGGAGCGCGACCGCCAGTATATGAGGATCGCCGCGCAGCCGCGCAGTCCGGGCCTGGTCTATGTCGCTCGCAATGGTGACTTCTTTGTTCGTGATTATCGCGGCCAGACGCGCTGGATCGACGTGGAAGTCCACTATCCCCGCGCCTTCCATGGCCGTCGTTTCGCGCCGGACCGCCGCGATCTTGACCGTCATCCGCTGGCGCCGCATCCGCGCGATCGCCACCCCATGATCCGTCCGGCCCCGCGCCCGTATCGCGGCTGGTGACCGACAGAATAGCGCCGGTCCCGGTTCAGACCGTGATCCGTCCGTCCAGATAGCGAGGCGCGTGGCCGTAAAGGGTCACGCGTCCGCCTTTGGGAGCGACGTCCAGCGCGCCGGGTCGCGGACCGATCTGGCGGGCCGACAGGCGCATCTTGTCGAGGCGCTCGCCCCAATAGGGCGCCAGCGTGCAATGGGCCGAGCCGGTCACCGGATCCTCGTCGACACCCGAAGTCGGCGCGAAAAAGCGTGACACGAAGTCGGTCTTGTCGCCCGGCGCGGTCAGGATGATGTTGGTTTCCAGCGCCCGCAGCCGGCCATGATCCGGCTCGGCCAGGCGCACCGCGGCCTCGTCCGCCATCACCCACATCTGATAGCGGGCCCCGTGGATCCGGGTGACATCGAACACCGCTTGCGGTGAAGTCTCCACACCGAGCGCCGCTTCGATCGCCGCCGACTTCGCGGTCGGCTCGAAAGCGATGATCGGCAGATCCATGGCATAGCCATCGCCCTTGTTGTCACGACTGACCGCCAGCCGACCCGATCGGGTATCGAAAGCCGCGGTCCGGCCTTTCACCAGGCCTTCCTCAAGGACCACGGCGCCAGCCGCGAAGGTGGCATGGCCGCACAGGTCAACCTCGACCGTCGGGGTGAACCAGCGCAGATGCCAGCAGTCCTCACCCCTCGGGACGATGAAGGCCGTCTCGGACAGATTGTTGGAATTGGCGATGCCGAG
The window above is part of the Maricaulis maris MCS10 genome. Proteins encoded here:
- a CDS encoding alpha/beta hydrolase-fold protein, with amino-acid sequence MAGIAVMAAAAAGQAQSPDHSDNSGGGGDGALTIPVVAGLEAMLAERPHARDEAWRTLSQPRLPLRSLDPDNPGHALVTFAWRGDAQTRSVRLDSVINAPRARQPVTDYIADFTLSMTRLEGADIWTLTLSVPRDVEAVYSFLVEREGRVQRWSDPANPARMGGQDGESLLRLDRAPRADIHRPLAFDETITAQRLTVDSAALGRSVQLDLFRLPDAPDDAPVLILYDAFLWGERARASDMLARLATRGDIPPTHLVLIDQLDPASANHAYADQAAFIADELLPALQAEAGLAPRRETTLLAGASRRGLSASLTALARPDTIGGVISLSGSFYWAPDGAAPEWARRQLVPAPDEAPRFHLAAGRLETIVTSTNQGHVMLETNRAMAQALTEHGYPVELAVYPGGHDIAGWRSALADGLVGLLGDR
- a CDS encoding DUF6768 family protein → MTTKTEDLDRLILEALDADDRAVLGDLAEEPGYFAQAFGLFRGKLAWVMWIAYVVNIIGAGLAIWAAWKMFQTTDPVMTIRWGVGVVVAVNVGLFMKGGLGLQMQNNRILRELKRVELQLARGQARESV
- a CDS encoding RNA polymerase sigma factor is translated as MASRDKKRVLSEYLIVSAHAGDRVALDRLCRLWHADLSRHAGRLIGEADTARDIMQEAWCDILRGLGSLREPAAFPAWAYRIVARKCAAEIRGRQSTRRTADAFGAEMSGASVDGLQAAETAADAGAIRLAMAGLPADQRLALALYHQDGLSVAEIAVITETPAGTVKTRLMHARRKLAAVLNPTQD
- a CDS encoding lysoplasmalogenase: MTLLANTLPQNRTDRIILAASAIFAAIYLFDDFGLSAPFPLDVVIKAAGIVLLALYALRQKHLVLAVGLALGATGDVFLALDESVLPLGIAAFGLGHLVYIWLFAQWRFKAGPRGGMSRIAALVVALFGLAMLNWLQPHFGELRVAASVYNGIILVMTVLAILGRAPALALIGALLFLVSDSVLAMRLFAGQLDWAGPVVWVTYYLGQAGIALGLARAKLP
- a CDS encoding GFA family protein: MTNETGHTGSCFCGAVQYRLRRDPMFVHACHCRDCRKQTGGPYAINALIERSEVELVAGEPVRHTQQTGSGKPHDIWRCGSCGNAVWSDYGRREVMVFIRVATLDEPERCPPDMHIFTRSALPFTPIPDEAGQCRVFYDMTDEWPDAALARFDRLGTRRLGA
- a CDS encoding trypsin-like serine peptidase, which codes for MRHHIRIAVLALLASGLGLSAPLAAQDGPVLAGAPPVEASAEPASERLTSREIGNWLRQVDVKPPKPGGGAAPSTRYTGNDTCQWANDGECDDPGIGTGACQVGTDYSDCWRIVEGVEDNTCRWANDGECDEPGFGTGACTQGTDLADCGAIIELRFRNDSCETAFDGVCSEPGIGDGRCAERSDRADCIGRERPLTINDHYFGHDDRVFHDTSVFPWNVVGQVDFDSGGACTATLIGPDILITASHCINGDGRTDSRGVFQTAYDRPGGPLSARVIDHFIDPDWDDQRFSSGDEIDGTDWALLRIDQRLGDTLGHVGVRGLVDTEGRRGAMQADLYQGGYSWDTGAHLSGNIGCHMVEIANDNTMAHDCDTTRGDSGSPFMVREGNEYFVVATDSNFRSNPRGPMIYIAARSERWIPYLEDFAAGRLTNATQRPASGGVKPPK
- a CDS encoding DUF481 domain-containing protein, with the protein product MMGFRARAILAASFVALVAFPATAKADLPQAYTALLAEAADRQSDDARFLETADMVSVLVEGGRAAVHAYIRAELPSREGAVADWPLPDPAPAAASDAAELADHPAAPAAEHRDLGGAPVVLGEAPDGSGSWLAGSIRQLADDSWAGHVRAGIQLERGNSELTDFSFAIELDRELEDGWRIDSQFEYFLSESATHTTRDNWLVELRTTRELDSGIGYYAGGSYERDLIGIYAQSAFLTGGGIWHAVETPKANWVLRAGVGQRYREAGLTGETLTDWVGEAGSSFHYTISDTANFGSETTAFVGGGSRVDQRFTLTNRLFGDWAVQTGLRIEHEFEDRAGFDPTDVRLDVSLLYSFD
- the rpoH gene encoding RNA polymerase sigma factor RpoH encodes the protein MANAVSMTLSPEQGLSSYLSEIRRFPMLEKDEEFMLGKRWREHEDGGAAEKLVTSHLRLVAKIAMGYRGYGLPIAEVISEGNVGLMQAVKKFDPDKGFRLATYAMWWIRASIQEYILRSWSLVKMGTTAAQKKLFFNLRRMKSQMQALDEGDLKPDQVEAIATKLGVTNDEVMSMNGRLSGPDASLNAPLRGTEGEGQWQDWLSDDTAESQEDELAESDEFDTRMQLLQSAMGELNEREQHILQERRLSEDPKTLEELAEHYGVSRERIRQIEVRAFEKLQKAMKAMASEQGLMN